The following is a genomic window from Rhododendron vialii isolate Sample 1 chromosome 9a, ASM3025357v1.
CAGCTTCCGAACACACTATAGCATAAGCTGCCTGTATATCAGGAAGTGGTTTTGTAGACAGTACACGACCTCGAACCCCATCTATATGAGGATCAAGACCAGCCAAAAACTTATACACACGTTCGGAATTAACCTTTGTGGTGTATATAGCAATATCATTAGCACACTCCATAATACATGCATCAATATCATCAAGTTCCTGCCATATTTTCTGTAGTTTGCCAAAGTAAGAAATAACAGAACCTCCATTCTGGCGGACAGAAAATACCTCGCAATGAAGTTGATAGGCTTTTGACGCATCCTGATCAACCGAATACGTGTTTTTAACTGCCTCCCATATCTCTTTTGCCGTAGACAATCGAAGAAAGAGAGACCGAATATCCTTTGTCATCGCATCAAGAAGCCAAGATTTGACTAAGCAGTTTTCATCCTCCCATTCTTCATACTCTtctgactttttatttgatggagCAGCCTTGGTACCCGAAATATAACCCCAACGTTTTCTCCCACGGATTTTATTTCGGGCATTCAAAGACCACTCCACATAATTGGTACCGTCCAGCCGTTCCGGAGTGATGAGAGAGGATGTTTCCTGCATATGGAGACCAGACACAATAGTCGAAGATtcgttcttctttggtgatttagcaTCACTTACTTCAGTCATGGTGGcactaaaagaaaattttgcagtggaatgatatgaacagaaacaccaacaattgtgaatacaggacctacttcaattcctagagtttaagaaaaggagattgaaggtggctctgataccatgaaaataaacacaattgtggagtaattttctgattaattccattcatcgtagttgtacaatatatatagtacaaacattaacaaggaaagaatacaagattacatggaaatattctataACTacggcataaaataagattacacaattaaggatattgaccaaatcaaatattgaccaaatcatatccttaattctagcaacTACAATGTGTGGAGAAGGGGTCTAAgacaccacgtggcggtgcttcaaaaatattgaataattttttcgaTAACGTAACTTAACGTTTAGTAAGGAAAGCAAAGACTTGATTGATGACATTTTTCGTGCTCCAAAGTTGCCTTTTTCCTGAGTTTTGGGCTTTCAACGATTTCGGAACCTCATATGCACCAAGTGGGATGTTCAGGCATGGCCCAAATTTGAGAATATGACAATTGTGGGGGCCAAAGTGCAAAAATCGAGCATAACGTCGCTTCGCCTTCTGGTTTACctctgtctctctgtctctctctcccgagAAACAGGCCCCCTTTGCGCgtaataagagagagagagagtgaggacGGATTTTACTGTCACGAGCTCTATCAAGTCCAAAGTAAGTATTTCTtgcagaaaaaccctaatttcttaCACTGGTGACCCCGAAAAGTTTGATCTTTATGTTTCACATTATCATCCCTATCCAATGTGAAATTGATAGATCGTTATCTCGATGCTAATAAACTATTGTAGCTCATTACTGACAATGATTACTTTCTTATCGTGTTGATTTATCTTGAATCCCTGGGGGGCTTAAGTTGAATGTGTAGTCTTTTGTTCTGCTATTGACTTGGATTGGGATGATATTGTTGGGTTTTGTTTGAATGTGGTGTTTGAATCGAGTGAAGATATTTTAGGTCTAAAGAAGCTCCTTTTTTCCCGTTGCATGAAAGGACGGATTTTTTTACTGGGAACAAATTGGAAAGATATGTATGGtgggctcggtttggtttggtttggtcatGTATCGTGGGCTAGGTGAAAAGGCACGTGATTAAGATGGTTGGTTGAAAGTACCCTGGAGATATATGAGGGGTTTGGCCTTAATTTTTGGAAATTAATTTGTAGAAAGCATTTTatggaaaatttaattttgtccgGAATATGTTGTTTTAGGTCATCTTAGTGCTGACCAagggaaattgaaaataagtacgaTTTTCAGCGTAACCTGAAACTTGTTTTTCACTCAATTTCTGAAATGAAGAGTGACAATCCAAATGAAGGTCATCCTCGTTGTTTCACGTTTTCTTTCAGCCTGAGGTCCCTTTTCTCAAACGTATTGTGTTTTGAAGCCTCCGGAAAATTATGGTTACACTGCTTGAATCTCGTAAAGTTGTATTGTACGTCTAATTATTAAATTTCTTGTCTGGGGAAAACTTTGCATCAACACTCGTGGTTGAAAGTTGAAGCAAAATAATCAAATATTTAAATGGGTTGACTCCCTTGCCTAGCTTTCTTTCAGTTAGTTGAGTTAATATGAACATCATCATCTCAAGTTCTTGAGCACATTCTCATCCCGTTTAGATAATATTTTTGCAGGTTGTGTGTATCTCTCTGGTTAAGTCTTCATCAGAATTCTAAGGAGTCTTAAGTAATCAAACACACGCTGGCATATTTGCGAGAGTTGAGTTGAGCTACAAATTCCAGAAAAGTAATATATCTACTTATTTATGGAGCCCCTATGGAAGCTTGCATATCTGTTGGAGCCAGCTCCATTAACTCTTATGCTCACCGCAGTAGCTGTGACATTTGGATCTGCTTTTCGAGCCCTAAATTATGGGAAAGAAATGGAGCGAAACCGTGATTTATCAGAAGCCTCTATTACTTTGGATAGATCCCAAGCACTGATGATCCCTGTAATGAGCTCTTGCAGCCTGCTAATGATGTTCTATCTCTTCTCTTCTGTCTCACAACTCCTCACTGCTTTCACCGCTGTTGCTGCTGCATCATCCCTTTACTTCTGCTTATCACCTTACATTGCCCATATCAAATCACAGTTTGGTTTGACTGACCCTTTTGTGTCACGATGTTGTTCCAAGCCATTTACCCGGATCCAGGGGCTTTTATTGTTGCTATGCTCTGGTACTGTTGCAGCTTGGCTTGTTTCTGGACACTGGATATTAAACAACTTGTTGGGAATTTCTCTCTGTATTGCATTTGTGAGCCATGTGCGACTTCCCAACATAAAAGTTTGTGCAATGCTTCTTGGTTGTTTGTTTGTGTACGACATATTCTGGGTATTCTTTTCAGAGAGGTTTTTCGGTGCAAATGTTATGGTCTCTGTAGCAACGCAACAAGCATCTAATCCTGTTCATACTGTGGCTAATAGTTTGAGTCTTCCTGGATTACAACTGATAACCAAAAAACTGGAGTTGCCAGTTAAAATTGTCTTCCCTAGAAATTTATTTGGTGGGGTGACTCCTGGAGGTAGTGCTGCTGATTTTATGATGCTTGGTCTTGGTGACATGGTAAAACATCCTTTCTATGTGGTTAATACGTAATCTTATGTGATTATCTCCAATTATAGAAGCTGGAGATGTTGTTTGCTCAAACTAAAGTGCAGTGGTGTGTTGGTGTTTGATTTTTCCATTAAGTTCTCAGCAAGTAAATTTCAACAAGGATCAAGATTATTATTGTCTGCTATTTTAGCATGATAATGAATTAAGGATCTAGCATATCCATTGACTTGATTCAGCTGTGGTGTTCCTTGGGGTATTTACAATCAAAAGATGGCAGCTATAAAATTTACTGCGTTCTTCTTGTGTTCCTGGAATAATTTGGGTTACCTTCTGTTAACATCATGCTAACTGTTATATGTGCATGATGGCTGGTGGTGGGTGCATGGGAGGTTTTCCAAGTTTGTATAACAAGTATGTTTTGTAATGCTCTTGGGCTTGCTTTATAGTTTCGCCATTCATCCTTTATTCTTCTCTCCCTTGGGAAGGGATTTCTAATCAGTATCAGTTGGctcaaaagttcaaaaagtGCACAACCTTCTGTTTCTTATTTTGAATTATCGCCTTATTGGTATTGCTTGAGGACACTTCTTACTTATTTGCACCTACCTTGAAGAATGTCAACTTTTTGGCAATATTTTTTCCCTGACTGCAATCAACTGAAGTGATCCTAACCAAATCCTATCTTTCTCTTGTGGAATGCTTTGCTTCACGTGCCAACTATATTTTGCCACTCAAAGCCTGATAAAATGTGCAATAAATTGTCTCTTCTTTCCCGTcgtctttgtttttctttttctttcctttcttgcTTCCTTTTTTTCCTGGTGTTGGGGGTGGGGAATTGGAGTTGCTGCTTTCTTATGCTGATTAGATTATTCTCTGAGGTTACGTGATTGTGTTGGTTTTGCAGGCCATTCCTGCTATGCTTTTGGCCTTAGTTCTGTGCTTTGATCATAGAAAGAGCAGGGATTCAGTGAAGCCTTTGGATTTAGCTTCGTCCAAGGGGCAGAAATACATTTGGTATGCCACTTCTGGATATGGGGTCGGATTGGTAACTGCTTTAGCAGCTGGCATTTTGACTCGCTCACCCCAACCAGCACTTCTATATCTGGTATGTTATTACTGATGTCAAAgagcaattttattttatgcacCAAGcgggaaattttcaaattcaggGTTCCTGAAAATTTGCTTGGGCTTGACTGCTTGAGCGAACATGTTTTGCACTGCTATGTGTGGGAGACAGGGTCCTGACTTTGCCATTTAAACACAACCTAACAGTAACAGAGTCATGTTGGCACCTCTGTTTTGTATGAATGAGAAAGCCAAATTCCATGTCTTTGTGAACTTGTGGCGAAAAATTCTACTTTTGGGCAGCGAAGAGTTGGAAACCAGGAGCTGGTCTAGAATGTGATGCTAGGACTAGAGAAGGGAGGGGTAGGAGTGGGTTATGTGTTTGGACTAGTGCCATTATGTGGCAATTTGAAATTTCATGAAGGCTCTGTTTAGATTATGGATTTAGGGAGGGATTTGTGATGGGTGGAAGGTAATGGAATAAACTTCATTATGGTTTTCTATTCAATGAAGAATCTCTGAACTGTTCTTTTACCTGCCCTAATCCCTCATTAAAACCAAGATCCAACCTCCTAAAGAATCAGTGTTTCTTTGCTGTCCTTTTACTATTTTGTTCTCATTTATCATTTATAGTGTGAAACGATGGAATTCATCCCAGTGCTTTTCGGAAACAACTAGCTACTGTTAGGAATAGTAAATTAGCACTTTCCTATTACTTTCCTAGTAATGATATCCCCATTTGTCCTTTCTGATTTATATAGGTGCCGTCTACCTTGGGACCAATAGTCGTTGTCTCTTGGATGAGGAAGGAGCTACTAGAGCTGTGGGAAGGACAAACTCCGGATGTGAACGATAAAGCTCATTTAACTGAAGTTTGAGCTGCTTGTTGCGGTCTTCGTCTCCCTACACATCGGTTCCCACAGAGCCAATTTAAATGTGTAAATTTAGTTTTCATACTTGTAATCTTCCCCTACAAACTTTACTAGGAAGATACTAATTTGCTTAAAAGTTGAAATGGCAAGAACTTTTCTGGGAAGATACTAATTTAAAAGGTTGCCAATCCTCCGATCTTGATAATAAAGCTCAACTATATAATTCTGCTTTCTGATCATTGCCTTGTATCTACATCCGGTTCACATCAATTGTTTGCCTTGAGCTGAGTTTTAACATCTGAAGTCCCGAATTGGGTTGATCTAAGAAACCACATATTGGACCAACCATTTGGTCTTATAGTTATAGAGATCTTTGATTCgctgcttattttttgttgctttacTTGGAAGAACTTAATTGATAATGATACCATTTGAGGGGAGAGAGGGAGCAGGGGAAGAGACATTGGAACAAAATTGTCTTCTGGAAAATTGTATCATTTCACATGTCCATTTGCCTATGGGTTTTGTACACTAGCGTGGCAATTCTGCGAATAATTCAACTCGATGGTCTCACGCATTTTTATTTGTTCATGCGATGCCTATGAGCAAGTTTGATTTGGCAAGTTGCCTATGAGCGGGCTTGATTTTGGCATGACAATAATGTACACgtatgaaaaaaaaaccaaactgctCAAAACTAATCCtacaaaaactcaaatttttataCTCCGTTAGGCTAACTAAGCTAGTTCACAAGAAATAAGCAGCTCAAATATGTAACACACTTCCAATAGAAGCATTCACATGGCTTGTCCATGTGCAACTGAAATTAAGATCCAAACCAGACCATCTTCAAACGTTACAAGGCGCTACTTGGCC
Proteins encoded in this region:
- the LOC131300237 gene encoding signal peptide peptidase-like 1 — encoded protein: MEPLWKLAYLLEPAPLTLMLTAVAVTFGSAFRALNYGKEMERNRDLSEASITLDRSQALMIPVMSSCSLLMMFYLFSSVSQLLTAFTAVAAASSLYFCLSPYIAHIKSQFGLTDPFVSRCCSKPFTRIQGLLLLLCSGTVAAWLVSGHWILNNLLGISLCIAFVSHVRLPNIKVCAMLLGCLFVYDIFWVFFSERFFGANVMVSVATQQASNPVHTVANSLSLPGLQLITKKLELPVKIVFPRNLFGGVTPGGSAADFMMLGLGDMAIPAMLLALVLCFDHRKSRDSVKPLDLASSKGQKYIWYATSGYGVGLVTALAAGILTRSPQPALLYLVPSTLGPIVVVSWMRKELLELWEGQTPDVNDKAHLTEV